Proteins found in one Muntiacus reevesi chromosome 2, mMunRee1.1, whole genome shotgun sequence genomic segment:
- the FGF8 gene encoding fibroblast growth factor 8 isoform X3 has protein sequence MGSPRSALSCLLLHLLVLCLQAQVTVQSSPNFTQHVREQSLVTDQLSRRLIRTYQLYSRTSGKHVQVLANKRINAMAEDGDPFAKLIVETDTFGSRVRVRGAETGLYICMNKKGKLIAKSNGKGKDCVFTEIVLENNYTALQNAKYEGWYMAFTRKGRPRKGSKTRQHQREVHFMKRLPRGHHTTEQSLRFEFLNYPPFTRSLRGSQRTWAPEPR, from the exons ATGGGCAGCCCCCGCTCGGCGCTGAGCTGCCT GCTGTTGCACTTGCTGGTTCTCTGCCTCCAAGCCCAG GTAACTGTTCAGTCCTCACCTAATTTTACACAGCATGTGAGGGAGCAGAGCCTGGTGACAGATCAGCTCAGCCGCCGTCTCATCCGGACCTACCAACTCTACAGCCGCACCAGCGGGAAGCACGTGCAGGTCCTGGCCAACAAGCGCATCAACGCCATGGCAGAAGACGGGGACCCGTTCG CAAAGCTCATTGTGGAGACAGACACCTTCGGGAGCCGGGTTCGAGTACGAGGAGCTGAGACAGGCCTCTACATCTGCATGAACAAGAAGGGGAAATTGATTGCCAAG AGCAACGGCAAAGGCAAGGATTGCGTGTTCACGGAGATCGTGCTGGAGAACAATTACACGGCCCTGCAGAACGCCAAGTACGAGGGCTGGTACATGGCCTTCACGCGCAAGGGTCGACCCCGCAAGGGCTCCAAGACCCGGCAGCACCAGCGCGAAGTCCACTTCATGAAGCGGCTGCCCCGCGGCCACCACACCACCGAGCAGAGCCTGCGCTTCGAGTTCCTCAACTACCCGCCTTTCACGCGCAGCCTGCGCGGCAGCCAGAGGACTTGGGCCCCCGAGCCCCGATAG
- the FGF8 gene encoding fibroblast growth factor 8 isoform X1, translating to MGSPRSALSCLLLHLLVLCLQAQEGPGGGPALGRELASLFRAGRESQGVSQQVTVQSSPNFTQHVREQSLVTDQLSRRLIRTYQLYSRTSGKHVQVLANKRINAMAEDGDPFAKLIVETDTFGSRVRVRGAETGLYICMNKKGKLIAKSNGKGKDCVFTEIVLENNYTALQNAKYEGWYMAFTRKGRPRKGSKTRQHQREVHFMKRLPRGHHTTEQSLRFEFLNYPPFTRSLRGSQRTWAPEPR from the exons ATGGGCAGCCCCCGCTCGGCGCTGAGCTGCCT GCTGTTGCACTTGCTGGTTCTCTGCCTCCAAGCCCAG GAAGGCCCGGGCGGGGGGCCTGCGCTGGGCAGGGAGCTCGCTTCCCTGTTCCGAGCTGGCCGGGAGTCCCAGGGTGTTTCCCAACAG GTAACTGTTCAGTCCTCACCTAATTTTACACAGCATGTGAGGGAGCAGAGCCTGGTGACAGATCAGCTCAGCCGCCGTCTCATCCGGACCTACCAACTCTACAGCCGCACCAGCGGGAAGCACGTGCAGGTCCTGGCCAACAAGCGCATCAACGCCATGGCAGAAGACGGGGACCCGTTCG CAAAGCTCATTGTGGAGACAGACACCTTCGGGAGCCGGGTTCGAGTACGAGGAGCTGAGACAGGCCTCTACATCTGCATGAACAAGAAGGGGAAATTGATTGCCAAG AGCAACGGCAAAGGCAAGGATTGCGTGTTCACGGAGATCGTGCTGGAGAACAATTACACGGCCCTGCAGAACGCCAAGTACGAGGGCTGGTACATGGCCTTCACGCGCAAGGGTCGACCCCGCAAGGGCTCCAAGACCCGGCAGCACCAGCGCGAAGTCCACTTCATGAAGCGGCTGCCCCGCGGCCACCACACCACCGAGCAGAGCCTGCGCTTCGAGTTCCTCAACTACCCGCCTTTCACGCGCAGCCTGCGCGGCAGCCAGAGGACTTGGGCCCCCGAGCCCCGATAG
- the FGF8 gene encoding fibroblast growth factor 8 isoform X2, translating into MGSPRSALSCLLLHLLVLCLQAQEGPGGGPALGRELASLFRAGRESQGVSQQHVREQSLVTDQLSRRLIRTYQLYSRTSGKHVQVLANKRINAMAEDGDPFAKLIVETDTFGSRVRVRGAETGLYICMNKKGKLIAKSNGKGKDCVFTEIVLENNYTALQNAKYEGWYMAFTRKGRPRKGSKTRQHQREVHFMKRLPRGHHTTEQSLRFEFLNYPPFTRSLRGSQRTWAPEPR; encoded by the exons ATGGGCAGCCCCCGCTCGGCGCTGAGCTGCCT GCTGTTGCACTTGCTGGTTCTCTGCCTCCAAGCCCAG GAAGGCCCGGGCGGGGGGCCTGCGCTGGGCAGGGAGCTCGCTTCCCTGTTCCGAGCTGGCCGGGAGTCCCAGGGTGTTTCCCAACAG CATGTGAGGGAGCAGAGCCTGGTGACAGATCAGCTCAGCCGCCGTCTCATCCGGACCTACCAACTCTACAGCCGCACCAGCGGGAAGCACGTGCAGGTCCTGGCCAACAAGCGCATCAACGCCATGGCAGAAGACGGGGACCCGTTCG CAAAGCTCATTGTGGAGACAGACACCTTCGGGAGCCGGGTTCGAGTACGAGGAGCTGAGACAGGCCTCTACATCTGCATGAACAAGAAGGGGAAATTGATTGCCAAG AGCAACGGCAAAGGCAAGGATTGCGTGTTCACGGAGATCGTGCTGGAGAACAATTACACGGCCCTGCAGAACGCCAAGTACGAGGGCTGGTACATGGCCTTCACGCGCAAGGGTCGACCCCGCAAGGGCTCCAAGACCCGGCAGCACCAGCGCGAAGTCCACTTCATGAAGCGGCTGCCCCGCGGCCACCACACCACCGAGCAGAGCCTGCGCTTCGAGTTCCTCAACTACCCGCCTTTCACGCGCAGCCTGCGCGGCAGCCAGAGGACTTGGGCCCCCGAGCCCCGATAG
- the FGF8 gene encoding fibroblast growth factor 8 isoform X4, with protein MGSPRSALSCLLLHLLVLCLQAQHVREQSLVTDQLSRRLIRTYQLYSRTSGKHVQVLANKRINAMAEDGDPFAKLIVETDTFGSRVRVRGAETGLYICMNKKGKLIAKSNGKGKDCVFTEIVLENNYTALQNAKYEGWYMAFTRKGRPRKGSKTRQHQREVHFMKRLPRGHHTTEQSLRFEFLNYPPFTRSLRGSQRTWAPEPR; from the exons ATGGGCAGCCCCCGCTCGGCGCTGAGCTGCCT GCTGTTGCACTTGCTGGTTCTCTGCCTCCAAGCCCAG CATGTGAGGGAGCAGAGCCTGGTGACAGATCAGCTCAGCCGCCGTCTCATCCGGACCTACCAACTCTACAGCCGCACCAGCGGGAAGCACGTGCAGGTCCTGGCCAACAAGCGCATCAACGCCATGGCAGAAGACGGGGACCCGTTCG CAAAGCTCATTGTGGAGACAGACACCTTCGGGAGCCGGGTTCGAGTACGAGGAGCTGAGACAGGCCTCTACATCTGCATGAACAAGAAGGGGAAATTGATTGCCAAG AGCAACGGCAAAGGCAAGGATTGCGTGTTCACGGAGATCGTGCTGGAGAACAATTACACGGCCCTGCAGAACGCCAAGTACGAGGGCTGGTACATGGCCTTCACGCGCAAGGGTCGACCCCGCAAGGGCTCCAAGACCCGGCAGCACCAGCGCGAAGTCCACTTCATGAAGCGGCTGCCCCGCGGCCACCACACCACCGAGCAGAGCCTGCGCTTCGAGTTCCTCAACTACCCGCCTTTCACGCGCAGCCTGCGCGGCAGCCAGAGGACTTGGGCCCCCGAGCCCCGATAG